The window TCTGCCAGGGTGGTGCACTGTTCTCTCATCACGCCGTCGCCGACAAGCAGGAAGCGGGCCGCCGGGCAGGTGTCGCGGATCAGGGGAATGGCCCTGACCAGGTCGGGCAGGCCCTGCCAGGGGGCAAAATTGCCGGTGAAACAGATATATCTTGCCGAGAGGTCCAGGCCCAGTTTTTTCCGCGCCTCTTCCTGGTCGCCCGGCCTGAAGATCCCGGTGTTCGCCCCGTTTTCGATAACGGTGATCTTTTTCTCGTCCACCCCGTACTCCTCGACCAGGTGACGCTTTATCCCCGCCGTCACGGCGATGATCGCATCGGCTCTTTTGAGCAGGTACTGTTCGGAGACGGTACAGAGGGTTCGGTTCATCCATGCGGCAATGCCTGATGAAGAGTGGTTGTCATCGATAAGCCTGATCTCGTCCCCGAAAAAGCCGTTGACCTCACATATGATCGGCGTGCCGTGGATCCTTCCGGAAAACAGATCTCCCAGGACTCCAAAGAACGAGTTTCTGGTATAGATGACGTCATATCTCCGGGAAGAGTCCTTGCAAAGAAGCGATCTGACAATACTCCCGTACAGTCGAAGATTACCCCGGTCAGGTATGGAGGAGCAGAAGATATGGTCCATATGCACAAAGGGCAGGTCGACGGCCGAAAAGATATGGAGCCTGTTGTGCCCGGCCGCGAGTCCGGCGATGAGTTCGCAGCTGTGAGTCACCTTCCCGTTGGCACCTTCGGATGATTTCAAAGGTTCTATGAACAAAATATCCAGGCCGCTCCCGTCTGTCGGCATCACACGCCGTAAGTGTGCGTCGCAATATAAAGGTAACCCTATCTGGAGCATCCAGTGCTAGCTCTTCTTAAATCCACTGATAGAGTGATAAATTGATATTATAATCCGAGGGTGTACGAAAAAACTGAGCGAAAAGTTCTTAATTGACTAGCATAATAATGGGGTCTGCCTGCTGACGCGATGGGCACTCGTGTCGTGATCTCCCGACCTTACCGGGGATCGAAACGCAGGTCTGTCAGTGTGCACCGATTGTCCTTCCGTGGGGGTGAATACAGTTGATATCTGCCGCTAAACAAAAGATCATTATTCTGCTGGTAGCATCCATCCTTGTTCTGACAGGTATTGCCATTATACTTTCCCAGATCCCTTCTACCCCCCCAGAAGACAGCGAGAACGTCACCCCAGAACCTGAACGTCCTCCATGGCCCTCGGGGCCGGTCGTCGTTGTTGCCTCACAAACAAGCGTAGACGAGATCCCGTACTCCCCGGATTTTGTCTGCGACGGCCAGGACGATCAAAAAGAGATCAGGGCCGCCTTCCGCGCCATTCCTTCGCAGGGCGGCACGGTCGTCCTGACAGACGGGACATTTTACTGTACAGACTCGATCGATATTCCGACCAACTCCACTCTTGTGGGGCGTGGCCCCGATATGACAGTCCTGAACTATCTCTCCGCAGGGTCGGTCAGGATGAATTCAGGGAAGGACATACGCCTCTCGAACGTCGGGATCACCGGCAAAGGAAGTGTCTATATCAGCACGTCAGATGTTGATGTCGAGGATGTGGAGGTCTTCCACGTGGACAACTCCTATATCGCGGCATTCATGATCTACGCGGCCAACGAAGTGATCAAAAATGTCAACTTCGTCAATTGCAGGGCCGTGGACGTCGATCGATGGGGTTTTGTCCACTCGGGTGAGGGAAAACCGAACATTGTGCGGGACTGTACCTATACGAACTGTCAGGCGATCAACTGCGGCCGGTATGACCAATACTACGGTGTCGATCACCAGTATGCCGAGGCCTGGGATGTGGGTTTCGATATTGCCGAGTCTCTCCAGAGCGCGGACAATATCTCCTATGTCGGGTGCCACGCCGAAGGGTGCTGGGAGTCCGGGTTTCATGCCGAAGATGCTGTCCGCCTAACCAATATCAGACTCATTAATTGCACAAGTACTGATAATGCACAGAAACAGAAGATTGGCAGAGAAGAGGTGGACTTTGGTGCCGGATTTCTGGTGAATGAGGGAATGTACCTTGAGAACTGCACCTCTGAAAACAATGCAGTCGGTTTTCACTGTTCAAGGGCCGAAGATAGTTACCTTTTCAATTGTCGCGATATTGGGTCGGAGAAGGGTTTTTTGATGCTGACCATCGGAGAAAAAGGTCTGCACCTGCGCTCATGCGCGACCGAAGGTACCGGCGAACCGGTCTATGTCTGGACGGGACCGACACTGAACATCACTCTGGAGGATATGATGATCCGATCAAAGACCCCGTGCCCGACCGCCGGGATCACCGTGAATGCACTGGTAAGGGACCCGGACAGGATCCTTGTCCGGGACAGCGTAATTTCAGGATATCATTCTGGTATCGTCAACCGGGCGGAGAATCGGGGACGTGTGAGGGTCGAGAATGTGTCGGTGATCCGGTCTGAGAAAAATTTTATAAATTGCAATGTGATCACTATATAATCTATCGTCATTTCTTTTCTTAATTGTATAATTGGGCCGCATTTGCCAGATGAATAGCATTTGGTATCTTTTGTCTGAAAATGAGATTGCAATTAAAAAAATTTAATACTCGTGGCAATGATGTTATTTTAGCAATTTGTCTTGTGGCGATGTTCTGAAGATAGGAGAGATATTCTCCGGGCTCTCCAGCCATGTGTCATTTACTATATATATACCTTGCTCATGTGAATATCATTTTTGAGTGCTCTGATCGTTTTATTGTTCACTAACACCATATCGTCCGATAATAGCCGGCAATTATGTGAATATTATAAAATAGAATTGTTTATATGTGGCTGCTCGAAACTAATTATTTGTAATACAAAAAACCAAAAAACGAGCAGAAGGTGAAGAACGAACAGATCCAGAGGACAGTATATGAGATTGGTATCACTATTAACACTAGTTGCGGGATTGGCCCTACTGACCTGTCTTGTTCAGGCAGCAGGTGCAGCATCCCTTGTTGTTGCAGCAAGCGACAGCAGCAACTTAGTAAAAAATCAGGCAGATTATGTCTGTGACGGCACGAGCGATCAGGTTGAGATTAACAAGGCACTTGCTGCCCTCCCCTCGGGCGGTACGGTCATTCTCTCCAGGGGTCACTATACCCTGAACGGCAATGTCGTCCCGAAAAGTTCCACGAACCTGAAAGGGGAAGGCGAAGATGCGACATTTCTGAATTTTGTCTCATCCGCAGCAGTCTCTCTCTCCAGCGTGAGCAATGTAAAAGTATCCGATCTCCAGATAAACGGGAAAGGACGCGTTTACATCAGTTCGTCCCACCACATCATTGAAAATGTGAAGGTGTACAATGTCGACAACTCGTACATGGCCGCCTTCATCATCTACGCGTACAGCAAGACGGTCGAAGACATTCAGTTCATCAACTGTAAGGCGATCGACTGCGACCGCTGGGGCTTTGTCCACAACGGTGGCGGCTGGGGTACCCCGTCGATCGTCAAGAACATCAGGTACACGGACTGCCAGGCCATCAACTGCGGCAGGTACGACCAGTACTACGGTGAGAGGCACCAGTACGGCGAGGCCTGGGATGTCGGCTTCGACATCGCCGAGTACATCGACACCGTCCAGGACGTCACCTACACCAGGTGCGTCGCCGAGGGCACCTGGGAGTCCGGTTTCCACGCCGAGCCACCCCCGAAGCTGAAGAACGTCAGGCTCATCGACTGTGTCAGCCGTGACAATGGCCAGAAGCAGAAGACCGGCGCTTCCCACCCCGACTTCGGTGCCGGTTACATCGTCATGGAGGGCATGACCCTTGAGAACTGCATCTCCGAGGACAACATCGTCGGCTTCATGTGCGACTACCCGGACGGCAGTTCCATTAGCGGGTCCAGCGACAAGGGCTCGAAGATCGGCGTTCGCATCCTCAGTGTCGGTGCGGGCGGCCTGAAGATCACGTCATCTTCGGTTGCGAACTCCCCCGAGCCGGTCCTCTTCCTTGCAGGCGGCTCCAAGGTGAACATGAACGGGCTGACCATCTCGTCCGGCACCTCCCGGTCAACATCGGGCATCAGGGTGCAGTCGAAGGTCTCGGCCCCGTCGTCCATCGTGGTCGCAAACTCGAAGATCTCGGGATATGCCACCGGTATCAACAACCAGGCCTCTGCAAACGGTCTGGTGCAGGTCTCCAATGTCGAAGTGACCGGCGCGAAGACCAACTTCATCGGCACCAAGGTCATTGGTCCGGTGATCCCGCCGACACCGACTCCGACTCCGACACCGACACCGATCCCAACTCCAACACCCACACCAACCATCACACCAACCCCGACACCCACGGCTGAGCCCACACCCGAACCCACGCTCGAACCGGACAACGGCAAGGATGTGCTGCTGATCACCGGGAACTCGTACCTGAGCCCCGGCGACAAAGCTGTGAAGGATCACCTCGAGTCGAAAGGCTACACGGTGACGACGAAAGAAGACGACCTTGTTACCGCGGCATATGCGGAGGGCAAGGACGTCGTGATCATCTCGTCCAGCTTCAACAGCGGGACTGTCGGTGCGACGCTCAAGGACGTTGCCGTGCCGGTGATCTCCTGTGAAGCATGGCAGTACGACGACCTCAAGATGACCGGCACTGCGGTCGGCACCGACTACTCCGCGGCTGCAGGTCAGACGCAGGTGGCCATCGCCGATGCGTCAAGCCCCCTCGCCGCCGGCCTGGAAGGCACCGTGAGAGTCACGGGCACTGCCGGTTATGAGATGTACGGCCTTCCGACTGCAGGTGCAACGAAGGTCGCCACCGTCGTCGGCAAGCCCGACCAGGTGACGGTCTTCGCCTATGACACCGGCGCCGAGATGGTCGGTATGAAGGCACCCGCACCCCGTGTTGGATTCTTCCTCCACGACCAGGTCGCAGCCAGCACCACACCCGAAGGGTGGGCGCTCTTTGACGCAGCTGTGAAATGGGCGGCTGAAGCCG is drawn from Methanofollis sp. and contains these coding sequences:
- a CDS encoding glycosyltransferase family 4 protein; this translates as MLQIGLPLYCDAHLRRVMPTDGSGLDILFIEPLKSSEGANGKVTHSCELIAGLAAGHNRLHIFSAVDLPFVHMDHIFCSSIPDRGNLRLYGSIVRSLLCKDSSRRYDVIYTRNSFFGVLGDLFSGRIHGTPIICEVNGFFGDEIRLIDDNHSSSGIAAWMNRTLCTVSEQYLLKRADAIIAVTAGIKRHLVEEYGVDEKKITVIENGANTGIFRPGDQEEARKKLGLDLSARYICFTGNFAPWQGLPDLVRAIPLIRDTCPAARFLLVGDGVMREQCTTLAEELGVRDRIHFTGRVAYESVPDYVTASDVCVAPFIRDRNDKIGLSPLKVYEYMGCGKPVVASDIAGVRELLDLSGGGIPVRPENPQAIASAVTMLLADREKRTQMGRAGCEYVRKNNSWEVVARKVGDVCSEVVSRRSRNGRGHRG